One genomic window of Prosthecodimorpha staleyi includes the following:
- a CDS encoding branched-chain amino acid ABC transporter permease, producing MAATDHAPTRSAPTVEPLWIERVPAGWWVLALVLLFMPVVANNFWLFQVMGWTFILGMIGLSLMFLAGYGGMVSLLQMTVAGVAGYMVAILGSSGVATISLGLSWWIVLPVAYLVSALFATVAGALSVRTEGIYTIMITLAVAAAFFYFTRQNYSIFNGYSGFNLVLPPALFGVAWRDPVPFYYLTLGAAALSYAAVTYLSRAPFGLALQGVRDNPRRMAALGFGVTSHRVAAHALASVFAATGGILLVWQNSQIAPGTIGIPAAIDILVVAVVGGLRRPLGPFIGAFIYVLLNVFSSDFLGFFGFSAERFKLIIGLGFLAVVLFSPDGVLGLWDRWRARAAARQAARNGGAA from the coding sequence ATGGCGGCGACCGATCATGCCCCCACGCGTTCCGCGCCGACCGTCGAACCGCTGTGGATCGAGCGGGTGCCGGCAGGCTGGTGGGTGCTCGCCCTGGTGCTTCTGTTCATGCCGGTGGTGGCCAACAATTTCTGGCTGTTCCAGGTGATGGGCTGGACCTTCATCCTCGGCATGATCGGGCTCAGCCTGATGTTCCTCGCCGGCTACGGCGGGATGGTCAGCCTCCTGCAGATGACCGTCGCCGGCGTCGCCGGCTACATGGTGGCGATCCTCGGTTCCTCGGGGGTGGCGACGATCTCGCTCGGCCTGTCCTGGTGGATCGTCCTGCCGGTCGCCTATCTGGTCTCGGCCCTGTTTGCGACCGTCGCGGGCGCCCTGTCGGTGCGTACCGAGGGCATCTACACGATCATGATCACGCTCGCCGTGGCGGCGGCCTTCTTCTACTTCACGCGGCAGAACTACTCGATCTTCAACGGTTATTCGGGCTTCAACCTAGTCCTGCCGCCGGCCCTGTTCGGCGTGGCGTGGCGCGATCCGGTGCCGTTCTACTATCTCACGCTCGGGGCGGCGGCGCTTTCCTACGCGGCCGTGACCTATCTGTCCCGGGCGCCGTTCGGCCTGGCCCTGCAGGGTGTTCGCGACAATCCGCGCCGGATGGCGGCACTGGGCTTCGGCGTGACGTCGCACCGGGTCGCCGCCCATGCCCTGGCGAGCGTCTTCGCCGCCACCGGCGGCATCCTGCTGGTCTGGCAGAATTCCCAGATCGCGCCCGGCACGATCGGCATTCCGGCGGCGATCGACATCCTGGTCGTGGCGGTGGTGGGCGGCCTGCGCCGGCCGCTCGGGCCCTTCATCGGCGCCTTCATCTACGTGCTGCTCAACGTCTTCTCCTCGGACTTCCTCGGCTTCTTCGGCTTCTCGGCCGAGCGCTTCAAGCTGATCATCGGTCTCGGCTTCCTGGCCGTGGTGCTGTTCTCCCCGGACGGCGTCCTGGGTCTGTGGGACCGCTGGCGCGCCCGCGCTGCGGCCCGGCAGGCGGCGCGGAACGGAGGCGCGGCATGA
- a CDS encoding branched-chain amino acid ABC transporter permease, translating to MEEFVKRHPLWSLVIAILVAVLLWLVLAPWPAELAAKWGRKQIFLNALFGGITLGALYFLVAAGFTLIFGLMRVVNLAHGSLFLLGGYLGYEVASASGSWFLAFPIVFVAVGLLGLLMQHFIFTQMEGEELRQTLVSIGISIVLADLMLWFWGGQSYSILAPEFLQGPVEVPIVTTINATTGVANYLRYPSVRLWILAAAIVIGLGMWFTLNRTALGMLIRAGVDDREMLAASGVRIRLVFLAVFGFGAGLAGMAGIVGGTFQSLSPGEDTRFLLASLVVVIVGGMGSIVGAAVGALVIGVTEQMGFVYAPTYSVVFTFLVMAVVLAFRPQGLLGARR from the coding sequence ATGGAAGAATTCGTCAAACGTCATCCCCTCTGGAGCCTCGTGATCGCGATCCTGGTCGCGGTCCTGCTCTGGCTGGTCCTGGCGCCCTGGCCGGCGGAGCTGGCGGCGAAATGGGGCCGCAAGCAGATCTTCCTGAATGCCCTGTTCGGCGGGATCACGCTCGGCGCGCTCTATTTTCTGGTCGCCGCCGGCTTCACGCTGATCTTCGGACTGATGCGCGTCGTCAACCTGGCGCATGGCTCGCTGTTCCTGCTCGGCGGCTATCTCGGCTACGAGGTCGCGTCGGCATCGGGCTCCTGGTTCCTGGCCTTTCCGATCGTGTTCGTGGCCGTCGGCCTCCTCGGCCTCCTCATGCAGCACTTCATCTTCACGCAGATGGAAGGCGAGGAGCTGCGCCAGACGCTGGTCAGCATCGGCATCTCGATCGTGCTCGCCGACCTGATGCTGTGGTTTTGGGGCGGGCAGTCCTATTCCATCCTGGCGCCCGAATTCCTACAGGGCCCGGTCGAGGTGCCGATCGTCACCACGATCAACGCCACGACCGGCGTGGCCAACTACCTGCGCTATCCCTCGGTCCGGCTTTGGATCCTGGCGGCCGCGATCGTGATCGGCCTCGGCATGTGGTTCACGCTCAACCGCACCGCCCTCGGCATGCTGATCCGCGCCGGCGTCGACGACCGCGAGATGCTGGCGGCCTCCGGGGTGCGCATCCGGCTCGTCTTCCTGGCGGTGTTCGGCTTCGGCGCCGGACTGGCCGGCATGGCCGGGATCGTCGGCGGCACGTTCCAGTCCCTCTCGCCCGGCGAGGACACGCGCTTCCTGCTGGCGAGCCTCGTCGTCGTCATCGTCGGCGGCATGGGGTCGATCGTCGGGGCCGCGGTCGGCGCGCTGGTGATCGGGGTGACGGAGCAGATGGGCTTTGTCTATGCGCCGACCTATTCGGTCGTCTTCACCTTCCTGGTCATGGCGGTGGTGCTCGCCTTCCGGCCGCAGGGCCTTCTCGGGGCGAGGCGCTGA
- a CDS encoding AraC family transcriptional regulator, with amino-acid sequence MSIAHAVAHGAFGRTCLFGLDRQMVPHAHREGHLIFHVSGPPAQVVVDGQPLPLSPTMATAISPWQPHYFKPIDLRQPTLTLVLYIRPGWFVEASRQASGILRFGRSTVEMSTHLSRLVTETARVLAQHRDGDGGLEDRLGALTQAAFDLTWQWTSPADVGAAEPGRSCDFRLRRAITLLSEKLGEPIDLAAVSRAAGLSRPHFFKLFREQMGLPPTLFLNALRMERAIDRLARGEETVSEIGFDLGFATPASFSRFFIANGVVPPSAYRRNVVGLAH; translated from the coding sequence ATGAGCATCGCTCACGCCGTCGCACATGGTGCGTTCGGGCGGACCTGCCTGTTTGGGCTGGACCGTCAGATGGTTCCCCATGCCCATCGCGAGGGCCATCTCATCTTCCATGTCAGCGGGCCGCCTGCCCAGGTGGTCGTCGATGGCCAGCCGCTGCCGCTGTCGCCCACCATGGCGACGGCGATCAGCCCGTGGCAGCCCCACTACTTCAAGCCGATCGACCTCCGTCAGCCGACGCTGACGCTCGTGCTCTACATTCGGCCGGGCTGGTTCGTGGAGGCGAGCCGGCAGGCCTCGGGCATCCTCCGCTTCGGCCGGTCCACCGTCGAGATGAGCACCCATCTGTCCCGCCTGGTGACGGAGACGGCGCGGGTGCTGGCGCAGCATCGCGACGGCGACGGTGGGCTCGAAGACCGCCTCGGTGCGCTGACCCAGGCGGCTTTCGATCTCACCTGGCAGTGGACCAGTCCGGCCGATGTCGGCGCCGCCGAGCCCGGGCGGTCCTGCGACTTCCGCCTGCGGCGGGCCATCACCCTGCTCAGCGAGAAGCTCGGCGAGCCGATCGACCTGGCCGCGGTCTCCCGCGCCGCGGGCCTGTCGCGCCCCCACTTCTTCAAGCTGTTCCGCGAACAGATGGGCCTGCCGCCGACCCTCTTCCTCAATGCGCTCAGGATGGAGCGGGCGATCGACCGGCTCGCGCGCGGCGAGGAGACGGTCTCGGAGATCGGTTTCGATCTGGGCTTCGCCACGCCGGCGAGCTTCTCGCGCTTCTTCATCGCCAACGGCGTCGTGCCGCCGAGCGCCTATCGGCGCAACGTGGTCGGCCTCGCCCATTGA